TCCACCCACCGTCATCCTGAGCGAAGGCCGTAGACAACACACCCCCGTCATCCTGAGCGAAGCGCGTAGCGCGTAGTCGAAGGATCTCTTCGCCACAAATCAGTATGAGATGCTTGCGCCTCGCTACGCTCCGCTCAGCATGACGGAGAAGGGCCGCTCCGCTCCACAGAGCGGAGGCCTAGGTCAGGCGGCGACGGAACGGATGCGGGAGACTCGGCCGGCATCCATGCCGTTGACGCGGGCCCATTGCGCGGGGTCGGCGTCGAGCACGGAATCGCGCGTCTCGCGGAATTCCTCTTCTACGGCGGCGGCGAGCAGGTCCACATCCAATGCCACGTCGGAGCCTGACGTGATGGAGGCTTTGACGGCCCGTGTTTTGGCCCGGTCCACGATGTTCTTGAGCATCGCGCCGGAGACCACGTCGGCGAGGAACAGCGCGGACCATTGGCCGTGTTCGTCGCAGATGTCGGCCAGCTGGCGGCGTTCGTCGCGCGCGTAGATGTCATGCGCCAGCACGCCGGCGAGCGCGGCCGCGTCCAGGCCGGATTGCAGGGGCAGATCGTCGGTGAGGTAGTGGCGGATGATGGAAACCGCCTGTTCCGCGTCGGGACGGTCCACGCGGATCTTCACGTCGAGCCGCCCGGGGCGCAGCACGGCGGGGTCGATCATGTCCACGCGGTTGGAGGCGCCGATCACCATCACGTTGGCGAGATTCTCCACGCCGTCGAGTTCGGCGAGGAACTGCGGCACGATGGTGGTCTCCACATCGCTGGAGACGCCGGAGCCGCGCGTGCGCAGCAGCGAGTCCATCTCGTCGATGAACACGATGACGGGCCGTCCGTCGGCGGCGCGTTCGCGGGCGCGTTGGAAGATCTGGCGGATCAGACGTTCGGATTCGCCGACGAATTTGTTGAGCAGTTCGGGGCCTTTGACCGACAGGAACACGCCCGTGCCGTCGCCGCTGCCTTCGCACAGCGCGTTGGCGATGGCTTTGGCAATCATCGTTTTGCCGTTGCCGGGAGGGCCATAGAGCAGCACGCCTTTGGGCGGTTGCAGATTGTAGCGTTCGAACAGCGCGCGATGCAGGAACGGCAGTTGCACGGCGTCGCGGATGCGTTCGATTTCGGCGTCGAGGCCGCCGATGTCGGCGAAGGAGACGTCCGGGGTCTCCTCCAATACCAGATTCTGGTCGTCCTCGGCGGGCAGGAGTTCCAGCGCCAGACGCACGGACGGGTCGACGATTACGCGGTCGCCCTGCCGCATGGCGGCGTTCGCCAACGCGCTGGACCGGCGCACCACAACGGGATTGCCGCCGCCATCCTGCACGACGATGCGGCCATCGTCCACAATCTCACGGATCGTGCGGATCTGCCCCACGGTATCGACGTCGCGCTGCTCGACCAGCACCATCTGCTCGTTGAGCACCACGGTCGCGCCGGAGCGCAACCGTTCGGCGTTGAGATTCGCGGCGACCGGCACGACGATACGGCGCGTGCCCGCGATCACCTCCGCCGACGCGTGCTGGACGCCCTGCTCGTCGGTTGTGGCGCGGTCGATTTTGACCATGGTGGCGAAGGTCAGCGGCGGCTGGGCGATCTGCGCCAGCTGGGCCTTGGCCTTGGCGAGTTCCTTGCCGGCGCGGTTCAGCGCCTGCGCCAATGCGTGGTTCTTCTCGCGCAGACGGTCGTAGTCGGCCGCCATTTCGGTGTCAGTCATCGCTCTCCTCGGTGCCTTCCGTCGCGTCGGCCTGTGCGGCCGCGCGTCTGTTCAGCACCACACTACGCACTTTGCGCGCCGCATACCATACGATGACCACAACCACGGCGGCGATGACCACATCCTCGAACACGCCCAACGCGCCTTGGATCGAACACCACTGGTCGCCGAGCAGATATCCGGCCGAGACGAGAATCGTGTTCCACACGGCCGAACCGAGCAGCGTCCAGCCTGTGAATTGCAGGAAGTTCATACGGTTGAAGCCGGCGGGAATGGAGATCAGCGAGCGCACCACGGGAATCACACGGCCGAGCAACACCGACCAGGTGCCGTACTTGGTGAACCAGTCGTTCGCTTTGCCCACGTCCTTGCGGCTGACGCCGGGGATTTTGTCGGCGGCGCGGTTGATGCGCCGCAATCCCACCCAACGGGAGATGCCGTACAGCGCCCATGCGCCCAAGACGGAGCCGATGGTGGCCCAGATGATCGCCTCGATCAGATTGAGCGAACCGCGAGCCGCGGTGAATCCGGCCAGCGGCAGAATCACCTCGCTGGGAATGGGTGGGAAGACGGATTCCAAGGCGATGGCGAACGCGACGCCGAGGCCTCCGACCGTCTCCATCAACCCCACCAGCCAATCGGTGATCGCGCCTATCAGGCCGCTGCTTTCCGTGGTGCAGATCGGGGCCGGTGTGGCGTTGGCGAGGACG
Above is a window of Bifidobacterium eulemuris DNA encoding:
- a CDS encoding DedA family protein; amino-acid sequence: MVFSASSAFVLANATPAPICTTESSGLIGAITDWLVGLMETVGGLGVAFAIALESVFPPIPSEVILPLAGFTAARGSLNLIEAIIWATIGSVLGAWALYGISRWVGLRRINRAADKIPGVSRKDVGKANDWFTKYGTWSVLLGRVIPVVRSLISIPAGFNRMNFLQFTGWTLLGSAVWNTILVSAGYLLGDQWCSIQGALGVFEDVVIAAVVVVIVWYAARKVRSVVLNRRAAAQADATEGTEESDD